One part of the Marinobacter sp. MDS2 genome encodes these proteins:
- a CDS encoding plastocyanin/azurin family copper-binding protein: protein MNEVHGDNDVVITMKGTHRGERVWFEPKGVAIEPGTTVTFINRDPGNSHTVTAYHPEIFDRVRRIPKAAKPFDSGYLLPGQTFSLTLTVPGVYDYYCVPHEMAAMVGRIIVGSPALEDWDESALGAGGVRGDVSAQFPSVRDIFNAR from the coding sequence GTGAACGAGGTTCATGGTGATAACGATGTCGTTATCACCATGAAAGGCACACATCGGGGTGAAAGAGTTTGGTTTGAGCCGAAAGGTGTTGCAATAGAGCCGGGCACAACCGTTACTTTCATTAATCGGGATCCGGGTAACTCCCACACCGTTACTGCTTATCACCCTGAAATTTTTGATCGTGTTCGACGGATTCCGAAAGCAGCTAAACCATTTGATAGCGGCTATTTACTTCCTGGCCAAACGTTCAGCCTAACTCTGACGGTTCCTGGAGTGTATGACTATTACTGTGTCCCGCATGAGATGGCGGCTATGGTTGGGCGAATTATCGTTGGATCACCAGCATTAGAAGACTGGGATGAATCCGCGTTGGGTGCGGGGGGAGTGAGGGGAGATGTCAGTGCACAATTCCCTTCAGTCCGCGATATCTTCAATGCAAGATGA
- a CDS encoding LysR substrate-binding domain-containing protein, with protein sequence MSKKLNLPSMNGLRAFESAGRHLTFRAAAEELDVTQGAVAQQVRGLENDLGLRLFRRESRGLAFTAEGYDYHAAVSRALLQISNSTERLRPSPTSVTISVTPTFASKWLIPRLPEFTRNHPDIDLRITATERVLSFHTDGIDLAVRQGQPPSSAHLTADLLFRQDIIAICSPGLLRDRAAPLSETALSSLPLIHDTHDLWPLFLQEHEGVKTEINKGLRFSQTTLCIDAALAGQGVALASRFLVERDLAEGRLVQFVPKILRGDQGFYLLAPRQHVSAAATKVCDWLKCSG encoded by the coding sequence GTGTCGAAAAAACTCAATCTACCCTCAATGAATGGTTTACGTGCCTTTGAATCTGCGGGAAGACACCTTACGTTTCGCGCTGCGGCGGAGGAGCTCGACGTAACCCAGGGCGCTGTGGCTCAACAGGTGCGCGGACTGGAGAATGACCTCGGTTTGCGACTGTTTCGAAGAGAGTCTCGGGGTCTGGCGTTTACCGCCGAAGGGTATGACTACCACGCTGCTGTATCGCGCGCACTGCTGCAAATCTCGAACTCGACCGAACGGCTGAGGCCCTCACCTACAAGCGTAACCATAAGTGTGACGCCGACATTCGCATCGAAATGGTTAATCCCAAGACTTCCTGAATTCACCCGCAACCATCCAGACATTGATCTGCGCATAACGGCAACAGAGAGAGTTCTGAGCTTCCATACGGATGGCATTGATCTGGCCGTGCGGCAGGGGCAGCCACCCTCAAGCGCCCATTTGACAGCCGACCTCCTGTTTCGCCAGGACATCATTGCCATTTGCTCGCCGGGCCTACTCAGAGACCGGGCTGCACCGTTGAGTGAAACTGCGCTCTCAAGTTTGCCCCTGATTCACGACACACACGATTTATGGCCTCTTTTCTTGCAAGAGCACGAAGGAGTAAAAACAGAAATAAATAAAGGGCTGCGCTTCAGCCAGACAACACTCTGTATCGACGCCGCTCTTGCTGGGCAAGGCGTTGCCTTGGCCAGCCGGTTTCTGGTTGAACGTGACCTTGCCGAAGGCCGACTGGTCCAGTTCGTTCCGAAGATCCTCCGGGGGGATCAGGGTTTTTACCTCTTAGCTCCGCGCCAACATGTGTCGGCAGCGGCTACGAAGGTCTGTGACTGGCTTAAATGTTCGGGTTAA
- a CDS encoding iron ABC transporter permease, producing MATETAPLHPSSRVASGLILGAVGLILAVATGIQAGAVDLSWPQIWSVFAGDSTEHVHRVVFDIRLPRTLVGLLIGVHFALSGWLLQLLSRNPLAEPGILGISAGASLVAVIAFIVGDWLFSSGNPYNNVSPALDYLPLFAMAGGMVAAVAVYFLGLSNGRLSPLKMTLIGAVIAGMLHALTTGTLAFWGHAHTELVAQWLAGSLYGAKWSHLSSLLPWTIIGIAGVGLLLRPLKVMQLDDQHVQTLGLPLNRWRAFALLIATLMAASAVGVAGPVGFIGLLIPHISRKLAGPGLSAQLLLCVVLGALLTVGADVLGRTLFSPYEVPVGVVSAILGVPFFLYLLSRQS from the coding sequence ATGGCAACCGAAACTGCACCACTGCATCCCTCCAGCCGCGTCGCTTCAGGCCTGATATTGGGCGCGGTCGGGCTAATTCTGGCAGTGGCTACCGGTATTCAGGCGGGGGCCGTCGATCTTTCATGGCCACAAATATGGTCAGTCTTCGCCGGAGACAGCACTGAACACGTTCACCGGGTTGTTTTCGATATTCGATTGCCAAGAACGTTGGTGGGGCTATTGATCGGTGTTCATTTTGCGCTGTCTGGTTGGTTGTTGCAGTTGCTCAGCCGAAACCCATTGGCCGAACCCGGTATTCTGGGCATCTCAGCCGGGGCCAGTCTGGTGGCTGTGATCGCCTTCATCGTTGGGGACTGGCTGTTTTCCAGCGGAAATCCCTACAACAACGTGTCTCCCGCATTAGACTACTTGCCACTATTCGCGATGGCCGGTGGCATGGTCGCGGCTGTGGCGGTGTATTTTCTGGGTTTGAGCAATGGCCGATTATCTCCCCTGAAGATGACGTTAATCGGCGCCGTCATCGCCGGTATGTTGCACGCATTAACCACCGGCACGCTGGCCTTTTGGGGACATGCTCATACCGAACTAGTGGCGCAATGGCTGGCTGGTTCTCTGTATGGCGCGAAATGGAGTCACCTCAGCTCACTGTTACCCTGGACAATCATTGGGATCGCCGGCGTAGGGCTGCTCCTACGCCCTCTGAAAGTGATGCAATTGGACGATCAGCACGTTCAAACACTCGGGTTGCCGCTTAACCGCTGGCGAGCGTTTGCTCTGTTGATCGCGACTCTGATGGCGGCCAGCGCCGTTGGCGTTGCCGGCCCCGTAGGTTTCATCGGGCTATTGATTCCACACATTAGCCGCAAGCTCGCCGGGCCCGGTCTTTCGGCACAACTGCTGCTGTGCGTGGTGCTCGGAGCTCTACTCACCGTGGGAGCCGATGTGCTCGGGCGAACGTTATTTTCACCCTATGAAGTACCTGTAGGTGTAGTGTCGGCTATTCTGGGCGTGCCCTTCTTTCTTTATCTGTTATCACGGCAATCCTGA
- a CDS encoding DMT family transporter, whose product MPAVFVWLWSTGFIGAKYGLPYAEPFTLLLYRMLSTLVVLGLIAWWLKSKWPSVTGMVHTATTGLLVHRLYLGGVFYAIDDGMPAGVVSIIVGLQPLVTAAVAVVVLRESISMRQWSGLVLGLIGVSLVILEKIGGTSQVSGFPVSALLWTLIALAGISIGTVYQKRFCQGVDLVPGAFIQYCAASVLFALGAFAFESREVSWNIQLILATGWLVLGLSVGAILLLMQLIRRGAASNVASLFYLVPPVTALQAYILFDERLGLIALCGGLLAVLGVALVVIKKNN is encoded by the coding sequence ATGCCGGCAGTTTTCGTGTGGTTGTGGAGCACCGGCTTTATCGGTGCAAAGTACGGGCTCCCGTACGCCGAACCTTTTACATTGTTGTTATACCGAATGCTGTCCACTTTGGTCGTGCTGGGCCTGATTGCGTGGTGGCTAAAATCGAAATGGCCGTCAGTTACCGGAATGGTACACACAGCGACAACTGGTTTGCTCGTACATAGACTCTATCTGGGCGGTGTGTTTTATGCGATTGACGATGGGATGCCCGCGGGCGTGGTTTCCATCATTGTCGGTCTGCAGCCTTTGGTCACTGCAGCGGTGGCTGTTGTGGTTCTGCGGGAATCTATCAGCATGCGTCAGTGGTCAGGGTTGGTGCTGGGACTTATCGGCGTCAGTTTGGTTATATTGGAGAAAATTGGGGGTACGAGCCAGGTTTCAGGCTTTCCCGTCTCGGCATTGCTTTGGACGTTGATCGCACTTGCAGGTATTTCGATCGGTACGGTGTATCAAAAGCGTTTTTGCCAGGGAGTCGATTTGGTTCCGGGCGCCTTTATTCAGTACTGCGCGGCGTCGGTTCTGTTTGCTCTGGGGGCTTTCGCGTTTGAATCGCGCGAGGTGTCGTGGAACATTCAGCTCATATTGGCAACAGGCTGGCTGGTCCTGGGCTTATCCGTGGGCGCCATTCTTCTTCTGATGCAATTGATTCGCCGTGGTGCTGCGTCGAACGTTGCGAGTTTGTTTTATCTCGTGCCTCCGGTGACCGCCTTGCAGGCCTATATTCTGTTCGATGAGCGACTAGGATTGATCGCATTATGCGGTGGCCTGCTAGCGGTTTTGGGCGTGGCGCTGGTCGTTATTAAGAAAAACAACTAA
- a CDS encoding RNA polymerase sigma factor has protein sequence MTKGMLMKSPVDSLSPKTSVDPQTSEEELVKLAQQGEEVAVREIIRRLNPRLFRIARGILDNSAEAEEIVQETYLVAFTRIEEFRGDSKLSTWITKIALNAAKMRLRKRHPTQEYDSVSEQLHQTASVIAFPSASQRSPESEHGVTQFREWVESAVSELPSNLRIVFVLREAEGMAIADIAADLGITVMTVKTRLFRARRHLKKLFESHIQGGFENVYPFDGARCAHMADSVVELLADVFRTTRSE, from the coding sequence ATGACAAAAGGCATGCTTATGAAAAGCCCTGTTGACTCTTTATCACCTAAAACCAGCGTAGACCCGCAAACTTCTGAAGAAGAGCTCGTCAAACTTGCCCAGCAGGGAGAAGAAGTCGCCGTACGAGAGATCATTCGAAGACTGAATCCTCGTCTGTTTCGTATCGCTCGGGGTATTTTGGATAACAGTGCCGAGGCCGAGGAAATCGTCCAGGAAACCTATCTGGTTGCTTTTACCCGAATTGAAGAGTTTCGCGGCGACTCCAAACTCTCGACCTGGATCACCAAAATTGCGTTGAACGCAGCCAAAATGAGATTGCGCAAACGCCATCCAACTCAGGAATATGATTCGGTTTCGGAGCAGCTTCACCAGACAGCGTCTGTGATAGCGTTTCCGAGTGCGTCACAGCGATCGCCGGAAAGTGAGCACGGAGTTACGCAGTTTCGAGAGTGGGTGGAATCAGCGGTCTCTGAGTTGCCAAGCAATCTTCGGATTGTGTTTGTTCTCAGGGAGGCAGAAGGCATGGCGATAGCCGACATAGCAGCGGATCTTGGTATTACCGTTATGACGGTCAAAACGCGCCTTTTCCGTGCCAGGCGACATCTGAAAAAGTTGTTTGAGTCACATATACAGGGAGGTTTTGAAAACGTGTATCCATTTGATGGCGCTCGTTGTGCTCATATGGCGGATTCTGTGGTCGAGCTGCTCGCTGATGTTTTCCGGACGACACGATCAGAGTGA
- a CDS encoding ABC transporter substrate-binding protein — MFELRNLALAILFALVVPAVLASDQSIELTDDRGATLRLSAAATQPAAISTFGADVSLALGVVPVAVTDYGLKGVPDYLSDQLKGVPTLGPRHQPNLEILSKLAPDLVIAIRRYTEKDGAHIESIAPLLALDLISLSDSLRAVELAGRALGAREKAIQLNADFLDKIDELAALRKGKPAKTIALLTSGSETPFIYYDHFLATALLEKLGFNSVGGALANPEESIPLGYRVSLEALLELNPDIILMLPTSRQRAFTMNPVWPYLKAVQNERVFEVPHYWKEGAGPIARERILDDIERLLLNNPATSSEN, encoded by the coding sequence ATGTTTGAATTGCGGAATCTGGCATTAGCCATACTCTTTGCTCTGGTTGTGCCGGCCGTTTTGGCGAGCGACCAGAGTATAGAGCTGACCGATGACCGCGGGGCCACCCTGCGGCTATCGGCAGCGGCGACCCAACCGGCCGCGATTTCAACCTTCGGGGCAGATGTGTCGCTGGCCCTTGGAGTCGTGCCGGTCGCGGTGACGGATTATGGGCTTAAAGGTGTGCCGGACTATTTGTCCGATCAGCTGAAAGGGGTCCCAACGCTGGGGCCTCGGCATCAACCGAATCTGGAAATACTGTCAAAACTTGCACCAGATCTGGTTATTGCCATTCGTCGATACACCGAGAAAGATGGAGCTCATATTGAATCCATCGCCCCCCTACTCGCTCTGGATCTCATCTCGTTATCAGACAGCCTTCGGGCGGTCGAATTGGCGGGGCGAGCATTGGGAGCCCGCGAGAAGGCGATTCAGTTAAATGCGGACTTCTTGGACAAGATTGATGAGCTTGCGGCACTTAGAAAAGGAAAGCCCGCAAAAACCATTGCCTTGCTGACCAGTGGCAGCGAAACCCCCTTCATCTACTACGATCATTTTCTAGCGACCGCGCTGCTGGAAAAACTCGGCTTCAATAGCGTTGGCGGTGCGCTTGCAAATCCCGAAGAAAGCATTCCATTGGGCTACCGGGTCAGTCTGGAGGCGTTGCTGGAATTGAACCCGGACATCATCCTGATGCTACCGACGAGTCGGCAGCGCGCCTTTACGATGAATCCGGTCTGGCCATACTTGAAAGCCGTGCAAAATGAGCGAGTGTTTGAGGTACCGCACTACTGGAAAGAAGGTGCAGGCCCTATCGCTCGGGAGCGCATTCTTGATGACATCGAGCGATTACTGCTTAACAACCCTGCAACCAGTTCAGAGAACTAA
- a CDS encoding tRNA-binding protein: protein MITWDDFEKVELRIGTIIDVMDFPEARKPAYKMRVDFGADIGIRKSSAQITNLYSKEELIGKQVLAVTNFPAKQIGPFLSECLVTGVQTEKGAVTLVRPDVQVDNGERLF, encoded by the coding sequence ATGATTACTTGGGACGATTTCGAGAAGGTTGAACTACGGATCGGGACTATCATTGACGTAATGGATTTTCCTGAGGCGCGCAAACCTGCTTATAAAATGCGAGTGGATTTCGGGGCGGACATTGGTATTCGTAAATCGAGTGCACAGATTACGAACCTCTATAGCAAGGAGGAGCTCATCGGCAAGCAGGTTCTGGCCGTCACCAATTTTCCGGCCAAACAGATCGGCCCTTTTTTGTCGGAGTGTCTGGTCACTGGCGTGCAAACGGAGAAGGGCGCAGTTACCTTGGTAAGGCCGGACGTGCAGGTAGATAACGGGGAGCGCTTGTTCTAA
- a CDS encoding DUF6552 family protein: MTVEKIVHRVFRGEGRESLAFGVKWVSSIIQILGYAATGFGWTPWNLYLFVIGVVGWFVVGVFWNDKAIMLIHSVALGSMTVGMISQS, encoded by the coding sequence ATGACTGTAGAAAAAATTGTGCATCGTGTATTTAGAGGAGAGGGTCGGGAATCGCTGGCCTTCGGCGTAAAGTGGGTTTCATCAATCATCCAGATACTCGGTTACGCCGCGACAGGGTTCGGCTGGACGCCCTGGAATCTGTACCTGTTTGTTATTGGAGTGGTTGGATGGTTTGTTGTGGGTGTTTTCTGGAATGACAAAGCAATTATGTTGATTCACTCGGTTGCCCTAGGTTCGATGACCGTGGGTATGATCAGCCAGTCATAA
- a CDS encoding manganese efflux pump MntP family protein → MNPVALILLAFAMSTDAFAAAIGKGATLRNPRFFDALRMGLIFGTIEAITPLIGWLIGRTASSYVEAWAHWIAFFLLVGLGAHMIYEGLKPGTEDVEKPTSHSPLKVCLTAVGTSIDALAVGVGLAFINVNIWIAAGLIGAATTLMVTMGVLLGRTVGSLLGHRAEVFGGLTLAGVGVWILATNL, encoded by the coding sequence ATGAACCCAGTAGCCCTCATTTTACTTGCCTTTGCCATGTCCACCGATGCCTTTGCCGCTGCTATTGGTAAAGGAGCAACCCTCAGAAATCCGCGATTCTTTGACGCCCTGCGCATGGGCCTGATTTTTGGAACTATCGAAGCAATCACGCCACTTATAGGCTGGCTGATTGGCCGCACTGCCTCCAGTTATGTTGAAGCTTGGGCTCATTGGATTGCGTTCTTCTTGCTCGTGGGCTTAGGCGCTCACATGATTTATGAAGGCCTGAAGCCAGGTACTGAAGACGTCGAAAAACCCACCAGCCACTCTCCATTAAAAGTGTGCCTGACCGCAGTTGGCACCAGTATTGATGCCTTGGCTGTGGGTGTTGGCCTGGCGTTCATCAACGTCAACATCTGGATAGCGGCCGGCTTGATAGGTGCAGCGACCACTCTCATGGTAACCATGGGCGTTCTGCTGGGTAGGACAGTTGGCTCCCTACTCGGCCATCGGGCTGAAGTCTTTGGCGGCCTCACGCTTGCGGGCGTGGGAGTGTGGATATTGGCTACGAATTTATAG
- a CDS encoding DUF1499 domain-containing protein, producing the protein MRHFIVLLIVLLTGCASTENVPPTGTDFVLDECPPFWNCVSTSSTTNYHGIEPIQLIEPLSESAWAAIKAEALELPGASLNEARYGYVNITCYSDGLGFPDYLELLIDAGKQQLNVRSQSRLGFYDMGVNRLRVERLRSQLVERGIAVD; encoded by the coding sequence GTGCGCCACTTTATTGTTCTATTAATCGTGCTTCTGACCGGATGTGCCTCTACCGAAAACGTACCGCCAACGGGCACCGATTTCGTGCTGGATGAATGCCCGCCGTTTTGGAACTGCGTCTCGACGTCGTCCACCACAAATTATCACGGTATCGAACCGATTCAATTAATAGAGCCGTTGAGCGAATCAGCTTGGGCCGCTATCAAAGCCGAAGCTCTCGAGTTGCCAGGTGCTTCATTAAACGAGGCTCGATACGGTTACGTGAATATCACCTGCTACAGCGACGGGCTTGGTTTCCCGGATTATCTGGAGCTGTTGATTGATGCTGGCAAGCAGCAGTTGAACGTTCGGTCGCAGTCGCGCCTCGGGTTTTACGATATGGGTGTGAACCGGCTCCGAGTTGAGCGGTTGCGAAGTCAGCTGGTTGAACGTGGTATTGCGGTCGATTAA
- a CDS encoding TonB-dependent siderophore receptor, giving the protein MSKREAKKPLNRHPLAVAISLIPVSFLAIGAMPAMAQAKGNSSTLLPGITVTADWLGAPTKESEKTYTGARTVVENDQLQNSGALNLEDALRPVAGVTVLDETGTGILPNIGVRGLNPLRSERLQLLVDGYPIAIGPYSNVGVSLFPVTLPSLEVVDIVRGGASVHYGPNNVGGVVNMVTKPIPAETTQTLRERITIAEETGNVFTDTYYRIGGRATDKLDLQLQANIQRGDGFRDHSDTEVDNLILDARYYLNDQHELASQLQYYRVEADLPGALSPKAYKDDRTQSQRPYDGYEADMTRATFTWTYTPSDNIEFQWRNFVHDADRTFFFGQNFSSGGHWADPAEDSTLVADSPRLFTVYSTEPRLAIKHGRHDITVGARFVSEDVEFDVNRLTLANNERNVARDWHLDTRAMAFYLSDTVSFLDDRLTVTPGIRYEDVAMDFQDNLNNQKEKNNAEEWLPGLTVGLQASDDLFVFANSQRSLVPVQIAQTTREGEVANETAWNHELGARFQVTPDLLSSATLFRIDYEDQIQFNRANSRYENLGETRHQGIELSNRLYLNNAWELGLGYTFLDTEQLTGDNEGNELPNAPRHKVSADAVYNYQAWDARVNWVYVSSSYSDADNTEQETDNGSAGKLPHYHLVNARVGRDFAMGSGNVLNLGLAVNNLLDEDYYFRGVDVSPVGRVPQPGRSFVLEAQLDF; this is encoded by the coding sequence ATGTCAAAACGAGAAGCTAAGAAGCCGCTCAACCGCCACCCACTGGCCGTCGCCATTTCATTGATCCCTGTGTCGTTTTTGGCAATCGGCGCAATGCCTGCAATGGCACAAGCCAAAGGAAACAGCTCTACCCTGCTACCGGGTATAACCGTAACAGCGGATTGGTTAGGGGCTCCGACTAAAGAATCCGAAAAAACCTACACCGGTGCACGCACGGTCGTTGAAAACGATCAGCTGCAAAATTCTGGTGCGTTGAATCTTGAAGATGCGCTGCGCCCCGTCGCAGGGGTAACCGTGTTAGACGAAACCGGCACCGGTATATTGCCAAACATTGGCGTTCGGGGGTTGAACCCGTTAAGAAGTGAACGGTTGCAACTGTTGGTTGATGGTTACCCAATCGCGATAGGGCCATACAGCAACGTAGGGGTTTCTTTGTTCCCGGTCACCCTTCCCAGCCTGGAAGTGGTGGACATTGTTCGTGGTGGTGCTTCGGTGCATTACGGCCCTAATAACGTGGGTGGCGTGGTCAACATGGTGACTAAGCCCATCCCTGCAGAAACCACGCAAACACTGCGCGAGCGCATCACAATCGCTGAAGAAACCGGTAATGTGTTCACAGACACTTATTACCGTATTGGGGGCCGGGCAACCGATAAGCTCGATTTACAGCTTCAGGCCAACATTCAACGGGGCGACGGCTTCCGCGACCACTCCGATACTGAAGTAGACAATCTGATTCTGGATGCACGTTATTACCTGAATGATCAACACGAACTGGCATCACAACTGCAGTATTATCGGGTAGAGGCCGACCTGCCTGGCGCCCTCTCTCCAAAAGCCTATAAAGATGATCGCACGCAAAGTCAGCGCCCCTATGATGGCTACGAAGCCGACATGACCCGTGCAACCTTTACGTGGACCTATACGCCATCCGACAACATTGAATTTCAATGGCGCAACTTCGTCCACGATGCCGATCGTACGTTCTTCTTTGGCCAGAACTTCAGCAGTGGCGGCCACTGGGCAGATCCTGCAGAAGATTCCACGCTTGTTGCTGATTCCCCGCGCCTGTTCACGGTTTACAGCACCGAGCCCAGATTGGCGATCAAGCACGGCCGACATGACATCACCGTTGGCGCGCGTTTCGTCAGCGAAGACGTTGAATTCGACGTTAACCGGCTGACCCTGGCAAACAACGAGCGAAATGTTGCTCGCGACTGGCACCTGGACACCCGTGCCATGGCGTTTTATCTCAGCGATACTGTGTCGTTTCTGGATGATCGCCTGACTGTAACACCTGGCATTCGTTACGAAGACGTTGCCATGGATTTTCAGGATAATCTGAACAACCAAAAAGAAAAGAATAACGCAGAAGAGTGGCTTCCTGGGCTGACCGTTGGCCTGCAAGCATCGGATGACCTCTTCGTATTTGCCAACAGCCAGCGCTCACTCGTACCCGTACAGATCGCCCAAACCACCCGTGAAGGCGAAGTTGCCAACGAAACCGCATGGAACCACGAGCTGGGCGCCCGCTTCCAGGTAACGCCGGACCTTCTATCCTCAGCGACGCTATTCCGAATCGACTACGAAGACCAGATTCAGTTCAATCGCGCGAACAGCCGGTACGAGAACCTTGGCGAAACCCGTCATCAGGGTATCGAACTGTCGAACCGCTTATATTTGAACAACGCTTGGGAATTGGGGCTTGGTTACACGTTCCTCGATACCGAACAACTGACCGGCGACAACGAAGGCAATGAACTGCCTAACGCGCCTCGCCACAAAGTGAGTGCCGATGCGGTCTATAACTACCAGGCGTGGGATGCCCGAGTGAACTGGGTGTACGTTAGCTCAAGCTACAGCGATGCTGACAACACCGAACAGGAAACCGACAACGGAAGCGCCGGAAAGCTGCCGCACTACCACCTGGTGAATGCGCGTGTTGGTCGAGATTTCGCGATGGGTAGCGGCAACGTGCTGAACCTCGGCTTAGCGGTCAACAACTTGTTGGATGAAGATTATTACTTCCGCGGCGTAGACGTTAGCCCGGTTGGGCGCGTGCCGCAGCCGGGCCGAAGCTTTGTTCTTGAAGCACAGCTTGATTTCTGA
- a CDS encoding iron ABC transporter permease → MANKPSVPLYRAYGTAFLILTVLFMLGLMAGSRWVSPSSLWTVLHGGGDILTKVSVMELRLPRNLLGMLGGAALGMAGAVMQGVTRNPLASPGLTGVIASAALAVVSLRTLANPDAFWLPLMALAGGLLGGALTFVIAGRRQLQPERVVLAGIAVTSLATAVTTGLLLVSGAEAAELYYWLAGSLMGRGWVQLELVLPWLVLPMAALLAMHRPFKLLQLDDDLALAMGLAVGRWRLIFLLFALLIAAALVAFTGPIVFIGLVAPHIARRIIGSEIKHWLPLTALLGALLLLSADILARQLAFPQELPVGMLTALIGAPWLIYLLNNKTSVRSA, encoded by the coding sequence ATGGCTAACAAACCAAGCGTGCCACTATACAGAGCATACGGAACCGCATTTTTGATACTGACGGTTTTGTTTATGCTGGGTTTAATGGCCGGTTCCCGATGGGTGTCGCCTTCCTCTTTATGGACTGTATTGCACGGTGGCGGAGATATACTAACGAAAGTCAGTGTGATGGAGCTGCGGCTGCCCCGAAACCTCCTCGGCATGCTCGGTGGTGCCGCGCTTGGTATGGCGGGCGCTGTCATGCAAGGGGTTACCCGCAACCCGCTCGCGTCTCCGGGCCTGACCGGCGTAATTGCATCCGCGGCACTGGCGGTGGTTTCTCTTAGAACACTGGCCAATCCCGATGCGTTCTGGCTTCCGTTAATGGCACTTGCCGGAGGCTTGCTTGGCGGCGCGCTGACCTTCGTGATTGCCGGCAGGCGCCAGCTACAACCCGAGCGTGTTGTGCTCGCGGGCATCGCCGTTACATCCTTGGCGACTGCCGTAACCACAGGCTTATTATTGGTATCCGGTGCGGAAGCGGCCGAGCTGTATTATTGGCTGGCCGGGAGCTTGATGGGCCGCGGCTGGGTTCAGCTCGAATTGGTGTTGCCTTGGCTTGTGTTGCCAATGGCCGCGCTGTTGGCCATGCACCGCCCGTTCAAACTACTTCAGCTCGACGACGACCTTGCACTCGCAATGGGCCTGGCTGTCGGGCGCTGGCGCCTTATTTTCTTGCTATTCGCGCTACTCATTGCTGCCGCACTCGTCGCGTTTACCGGCCCTATCGTTTTCATCGGGCTGGTGGCGCCGCACATTGCCAGACGCATAATCGGAAGTGAGATCAAACATTGGTTACCTCTAACCGCACTCCTTGGTGCTCTGCTTTTATTATCCGCTGACATACTCGCACGACAGCTGGCTTTCCCCCAGGAATTACCCGTGGGTATGTTGACGGCGCTGATTGGGGCCCCATGGCTAATCTACTTGCTGAATAACAAAACATCAGTCCGGAGCGCATAG
- a CDS encoding DMT family transporter, with protein sequence MASVNAATWIGSISVLLWGTLALLTKLSSGEIPEFQLMAMTFGIAFMLMGGRWVLSGHSGVRYLRQSPLAWCIGIVGLFGYHFAYFKAMTLAPAVEVSLLAYLWPLLIVLLSAFLPGEKLRPQYIVGALVALAGCWLLISRNADGFAWENLPGYLVALSCALIWSSYSVLSRLVRSVPTDAVGWFCGVTAILALVCHLLWEETVWPAGATEWIAVVGLGLGPVGVAFFTWDYGVKHGNIQLLGTLAYSAPLLSVILLILAGYGEATVAVLSASILIVIGSLIAGRAKSRTVAESELLTD encoded by the coding sequence ATGGCATCCGTTAACGCCGCAACTTGGATCGGGTCGATTTCCGTTCTGTTATGGGGCACTTTGGCATTGCTGACCAAGCTTTCCAGTGGCGAGATTCCAGAGTTTCAGCTCATGGCCATGACCTTCGGCATCGCTTTCATGTTGATGGGCGGCCGCTGGGTCCTCTCGGGGCATTCCGGCGTGCGTTATTTACGGCAATCGCCACTTGCATGGTGCATCGGCATCGTTGGTTTGTTCGGTTATCACTTTGCTTACTTCAAGGCCATGACACTGGCCCCTGCTGTTGAAGTCAGCCTTCTGGCTTACCTCTGGCCGCTGCTGATCGTCCTGCTGTCGGCCTTCCTGCCGGGCGAGAAACTACGACCTCAGTACATCGTTGGAGCCCTGGTTGCCCTGGCAGGATGTTGGTTGTTGATCAGCCGTAATGCCGACGGATTTGCCTGGGAGAACCTGCCGGGTTACCTGGTGGCTCTGTCCTGCGCTCTGATCTGGTCATCTTATTCTGTTCTTAGCAGATTGGTTCGCTCGGTACCGACCGATGCCGTGGGCTGGTTCTGCGGTGTAACGGCCATACTGGCGTTGGTTTGCCACCTTTTGTGGGAAGAAACGGTATGGCCGGCGGGCGCAACGGAATGGATTGCCGTGGTCGGGCTGGGGCTTGGGCCGGTGGGTGTCGCGTTTTTCACTTGGGACTATGGTGTCAAACACGGAAACATCCAGTTACTGGGAACCCTTGCATACAGTGCGCCACTGCTTTCAGTGATCCTGTTGATCCTTGCTGGCTACGGCGAGGCTACGGTTGCCGTGTTGAGTGCCAGCATCCTGATCGTCATTGGTTCTTTGATCGCCGGCCGTGCGAAAAGTCGGACGGTCGCCGAGTCAGAATTGTTAACAGACTAA